GCTAATACTTTAACTTCTTTTAAATCAGAACTAAATAACGAAAATTCTGATCTTATTATTGAACAACCTGGAAGAATATTAGTTAAACCAAAATTCATTTTAGAATTATTAAGAAAATTGGACAGTGATTTTGTCACATTATCAACTTTTGGTGAAAATGAATTAGAAATAATAACTGAAAAATCAAGTCTTAAAGTTTCAATTTTAAATGTTGAAGATTTCCCATTATTAGGTTTTATTGAAAAAGGTGTAGAACTTTCAATTAATCCTTATGAATTTAAAAGCACTTTAAATCAAACAATTAATTCAATTAACATGTATAACCAAAAAGTTGTTTTAGCAGGTATGAATCTAAAAATTAAAGATAATAAAATTTCATTTATAACAACAGATTTATTTAGAGTAAGTTTAAAAGAGATTGTTTTAAATGATAATACAAATGAAGAAGTTGATATTATAATTCCATACAAAACATTAACAGAATTATCAAAATTAATTGATAATGTTAAGGATTTTAAAATAATAATTCATGATGGAAATGCAACGTTTAAATTAGATAATGATTTATTACAATCAGTATTAATTGAAGGAAGATATCCTAATGTTTACTCAGCATTCCCAATGACTCATGAAATAAAACTTGAGTTAAATGCTAAATCAATCTTAAAAGTATTAAATAGATTCGAATTAACTACAGAGTCAAATATAACTTCAGTTGTTAATTTAGAAATTAAACAATCTGAAATCATTTTAAAAACAAATGTTGCTGAAGCTGCAAAATATGAAGAGAAATTCACAGATTATAAATATGAAGGAAATGTAAATTTAAATATTAATTTTAATACTAAATATTTAATTGAAGCAATTAGAACTTTTGACGATCAATTAATTAACTTAACATTTAATTCACAAAACAAACCAGTTTTAATAACAGGTGTACAAAAACGTGATTTAAAACAAGTTGTATTGCCAACTTATGCATAAAAGTTTAAGAAGTTATTATTTAGAAATAATAACTTCTTATTTTATAAAGGAGTTATATGAAAAAAGAAATTTTGCAAACTTTTGATAAAAAACAAATACAAATTTATATATGAGATCAAGTCAATGAAACAAAGGGGATTATTCAATTAGTTCATGGAAGTTGTGAACATGCTTTAAGATACAATGATTTTGCAAATAGAATGAATAAAAAAGGTTGAATTGTTGTTGGTAATGATCATAGAGGACATGGTCAAACAGCAAAATTAAATAATCAAACGTTAGGTTTTTTTTCTTCAAAAAATGGTTGAAATAAAATTGTTAATGACTTAGACGTAGTTAACGAATTTATTAAAACTAATTACAAGAATTTACCAATAGTTATGTTGGGTCATTCAATGGGGAGTTTTATGGCTAGAACCTACATGATAGATTATTTGAATAAAATAGATGGGTATATAATTAGTGGAACAGCATGATATCCTAAGTTTTTATTACAAATTTCTTTATTGATAGCTAAGTTTAGACAAAGTTTGAGAAAGAATAATAAAGAAGATAGATTTATTTGAAAGTTGAGTTATAAAAAATTAAATAAAAGATTTGAGAATAAAAACTCAACGGGTGTTGAATGACTATCAAATGATGATGAAAATAATGATAACTTTATAAAAGATCCATTAACAGGTCAAATTTTTACATCAGCTGCATTTAAAGATATGTTTTCAGGACTTATATATAATCAAAAGAAATCAAATTTAAAAAGAATAAACAAAGAAAAACCAATATTTTTGATTTCAGGTTTAGACGATTCAGTTGGTAGTTATGGAAAAAGTGTTAAGAAAACAAATAAAATGTTTGAGCAACAAAAACTTAATGTAAAAATGAAACTTTATGAAAAACAAAGACATGAAATTTTGTTTGATATTAATAAAGAAAAAGTTGAAGAAGATATATTGAAGTTTTTATCATCAATAAAATAAAAGTGAAGTTATAAATAAACTTCACTTTTATTTTTTAAAATTTAAAAATTTAATTGAACCTTCAATATCTGAATAACCACGTTTTTTTGATATTGTTACTGGGAAATTAAAGAAATCTTCAAAAAAATCTTTAACGCCACTTATTCCTGATAATTCACCAGTCACGTATATTCCATTTTTAACAACACCACTTCTAACAAGTGCTGAAGAATTTTCTAGTACTGAAATAATTAATGATTTGTAGTTTGTGAATGATTTAATAAATATTTTTTTAAATTCTTCACTAACACAAACAACACTTCTTCTTTCATTGGTGATTATATCTTTACCAACAATACTTAATTCTAATTCATCTCTCAATTTAATAATAGTTCCCAATGATCATTTAATTTTTTCAATCATATCACTATCAACTGAAATTGAATATTCTTCTTTAATAAATTGATTTAATGCTTCATCTAAATATTTTTCTGCATAGATTGTTTCTTTTTCTTTAATTATTTCACCTTCAACAATTAAAGCTACTTTTGCATATGCTTGATGAATATCTAAAATTAAAACACCATACTCATCATTAATGTCTGCATTTGCACCAAGAGCTGAAAGAACAATTCTAGGAGCAAAAGTTAAAGAATTAATTTTTGCTAAATCATTAAATATTGTTTTAAAGAATTCTTGAATAAAATCATTGTCAGAGTTAGGACAGGCAATAACAATATCAGCCTCATTAAATTCATCTTTGAACTTTTCAATAAGAACATTAACGTAACTTTTAAAAATTTCTAAATCTTGAATAACATATTTATCAAGAATATTTACAACTTTTAAAGGGTCATCAAGTCTTCCTATAGTATTTTTAACATCACGACCATATAAAACAATTTCAGTTGTTAAAACATTTCAACAAACTAAACTAAAGTCGTCATATATTTTTCCTTTTTCTGATGAAATTATTCTTGTAAATTCTTCACCAAAAACAATACCAATTTTTTTGTTGCTCATAGGTTTCCTCTCTTTTCTAACATTAATTATAGTATATAATAAACTTAATGTTAGATATAGGTGAATTAATGTTAAATGAGATAATTATTGTTGAAGGTAAATCAGATTCACAAAAATTGAAGCAAATTTATGGTGAAAAATTAATTACAGTTGAAACAAACGGACTTGGATTAGATGAAAAAAAAATAGAATTAATTAAGAAATTAAGTGAAAATAATAAAATTATAATTTTTACAGATCCAGATGGACCAGGTAAAAGAATAAGAGAAACCTTGATTAATCATATAAATAAAGATGTGTATAACGCTTTTATACTGAAAACAGATGTTGATCCTAAATCTAAAAAAATTGGAATAGCTGAAGCAAGCAATGAAGCGATAAAAAAAGCTTTAGAAAATTTAGTAACATATAATAAAAATAATGAATCAATTTCTTGAAATGAGTATGTTTCAAATAACTTTTATTTAAAAGAGAATAGAATTAAGATAGCAAAGCAATTTAACTTAAATGAAGAGTTAAGTTCAAAAACATTATTTAAATGATTGAATTGAATGAATTTAAATGTAGAAAAAGTTAAAGAAATAGTAGGAGCTTAAATGAAAGTTGAAGCAAAGAAAAAATTTGGACAAAATTTTATAAGTGATCAAAATTTAATAACAAAAATAATTTCTATTTTAGGTGAAGATAAAGATCAACTAATTATTGAAATTGGTCCAGGAACAGGTGCATTAACAAAACAACTTGTTGAAAAATACAATAAGGTAGTAGCAATTGAAATTGATACTGATATGGAACCAATTTTAAAATCAGCTATTCCGAATAAAAATTTTGAATTATTTTTATCAGATGTTTTATTAGTTGACTTTACTAAACTAATAAAAGAACACAAACAACATGAGAATCAAAAGGTTTCAATTATTTCTAATATGCCTTATTACATAACAAGTGAAATTTTATTTAGAACTTTAAATGTAAGTGAAAATCTAAATAAAGCTGTATTCATGATGCAAAAAGAAGTAGCAGTTAGAGTTTGTTCTTATAAAGGTGAAAATAATTATAATAATTTATCTGTAGCTTGTGAGTTTTTTGCAGATAAAAAATATGAGTTTACAGTTCCAAAACATATGTTTTACCCAGTTCCAAAAGTTGATTCAGCAATTATTTCTTTAACTTTTACTAATAAACACACTAAAGAAATTGAAAATAAAGAAGATTTTTTAGCTTTCTTAAGAAAAATTTTTAATAATAGAAGAAAAACAATTTTGAATAATCTGTCAAATGTAACTAATGATAAAATGAAAGCAAATTTAATTTTAGATAAAGTTAAAATAGATAAGACATTGAGACCCGAAGTTGTTGGATTAGAAGATTTTATTAAAATATTTAAAAAACTTTAAAAAATGTCTGCAAATCAGACATTTTTTCATTTTTATTTATATAAATGCCTAAATAAAGCAATTTAAGGGTATTTTTTAAGGTTTTTTTCAAAAATATATAGTTTTTATGGTCAAAAGGCTCATTGTCTATTTATGACCAAATTTACTTAAATTAATATATAATATATATATTAAGTGAACTTAGAAAGAAATGGGTGAATAAATTATATGGCAGAACAAAATTATGGTGCTGAATCGATTAAAGTTCTTAAGGGTTTAGAGGCTGTTAGAAAACGTCCAGGTATGTATATTGGATCTACATCTAAAGCTGGATTACACCACTTAGTTTGAGAAATTATGGATAACTCTGTTGATGAAGCAATGGCAGGGTTTGCAAACAAAATTATTTTAACTATCACTAAAGAAGGAGAAATCATCGTTCAAGATAATGGGCGTGGTATTCCTGTAGGAATTCAAACTGACTCAGGTAAATCAGCTTTAGAATTAGTTTTTACTCAGTTACATGCTGGTGGAAAATTTGACTCGGATTCATATAAAATCTCAGGAGGACTACATGGGGTTGGAGCTTCAGTAGTTAATGCCTTGTCATTATATGTTGATGTTGAGGTTAAGCGTGAAGGAAAAATCCACCATCAGTTATTTAGTGGTGGAGGTACTCAACAAAGCGAAATTAAAATCATTGGTGAAACAAGCGAAACCGGAACAACAGTTAGATTTAAACCAGATCCCGAAATCTTTTTAGAGGGAACTGAATTTGACTATGAAACAATTAGAAATAAAGTAAAACAACTTTCATACTTAAACAAAGGCTTAGTTATTGAATTAAACGATTTAAGAATTGATAAGCATGTTGAATACCACTTTCCAAATGGTATTTTAGATTACGTTAAAGAAAAAAACGAAACAAAAGCAAAAATTAACCCAAGCATTTTCTACGTTGATGATAAACATGAAGATATAGAAGTTGAAGTGGCTTTACAATATAACGCAGAATATCAAGAAAATTTAATTACATTTGTTAACAATATTAATACTCACGAAGGTGGTACTCATGAAGATGGATTAAGACAATCTTTAGTAAGAGTTATTAACCGTTATGCAGAAAAAGTTGCAACTGGTAATAAGCCAGCTGCTAAATATTCTTGAGATGATATTAAAGAAGGTATGGTATGTATAGTTTCAATTAGACATACTGATCCACAATATGAAGGACAAACTAAAACAAAATTAGCCAACCCAGATGCTAAAAGAGCGGTTGATGCTGTTGTTGGTGATGCTTTTGAAGAGTTCTTATTAAAATCTCCAGAAGATGCAAAAGCAATTTTGGATAAAAATGCAAATGCACAAAAAGCGAGAATTGCTGCGCAAAGAGCAAGAGAAGAAACTAGAAGAAAATCAGCTTTAGATACATTTTCTTTACCTGGTAAATTAGCAGACTGTGAAAGTAAAGATCCAGAAATTGCTGAATTATATTTAGTCGAGGGGGATTCAGCTGGAGGTTCTGCTAAAACAGGCCGTAACCGTAGATTCCAAGCAATTTTACCTTTAAGAGGAAAAGTTTTAAATGTAGAACGTGTTGCTGAAGTTAGAGCGTTTGCTAATAATGAAATTAAATCAATTGTTACAGCTATTGGTACTGGTATTAAAGAAGATATTGATTTATCAAAATTAAGATATGGAAAAATTGTTATTATGACTGATGCTGATGTCGATGGTGCTCACATTCGTACATTATTATTAACCTTCTTCTATAGATACATGAAACAATTGGTTGTTGATGGACATGTTTATATTGCACAACCACCACTTTATAAAATTGAAGCAGGTAAAAAAGTTGCTTATGCTTATAGTGATGCTGAACTTGAAGAACTAAAAGCAGGTGACTTTAAAGACACAAGATTTACGATTCAACGTTACAAAGGACTTGGAGAAATGGATCCAATTCAGTTATGAGAAACAACAATGGATCCAGAAAGACGTACAATGTTACAAATTAAATTAGAAGATGCTGCAATTGCTAATGAAGTATTCTCTGACCTAATGGGAGAAGACCCTGAATTAAGAAGAAACTATATTCAAGAAAATGCAGAGTTTGTAGAAAACATAGATTTCTAGACAAAGAATAGAAAAGGTGAATTAAAATGAGTGAAAAAAACTTAGAACATAACCACGGTATTATCAAAGGTATTGATATTGCTGCTGAGGTTAGAAAAGACTTTTTAGAATATTCAATGTCTGTTATTGTTAGTCGTGCGCTTCCAGACTTGAAAGACGGTTTAAAACCTGTTCACCGTCGTATTATTTATGCGATGAATGATTTAGGTATTACAGCAGATAAACCACACAAAAAATCAGCACGTATTGTTGGAGAGGTTATTGGTAAGTACCACCCACATGGTGATACAGCTGTTTATGACTCAATGGTAAGAATGGCTCAAGACTTTTCATACCGTTATCCACTAGTTGATGGACATGGGAACTTTGGTTCAATTGATGGTGATGGAGCCGCCGCTATGCGTTATACTGAAGCAAGACTTGCAAAAGTATCAAACTTCATTATTAAAGATATTGATATGAATACTGTTCCTTTTGTTGATAACTATGATGCTAGCGAAAGAGAGCCAGCTTATTTAACAGGTTATTTCCCTAACTTATTAGCTAATGGTGCTATGGGGATTGCTGTTGGGATGGCAACAAGTATTCCACCTCATAACTTAAGAGAAGTAATAAGTGCAATTACAGCATTTATTGATAATAGAGAAATCACAATTGATGAAATTTTAGATAATCATATTATGGGGCCAGATTTCCCAACTGGTGCATTAATGACAAATGGTATCAGAATGCGTGAAGGATATAAGACAGGAAGAGGCGCTGTAACAATTCGTGCTAAAGTAGCTCTTGAAGAAAATGATCGTCATGCAAGATTCATTATTACTGAAATTCCATACCAAACTAATAAAGCAAAATTAATTGAAAGAATTGCTGAGTTAGTTAAAACTAAACAATTAGAAGGTATTTCAGATATTCGTGATGAATCTAACTACGAAGGAATTAGAATTGTTATTGAATTAAGACGTGATTCAAATCCAGATGTTGTTTTATCCAAGTTATATAAATTTACTAATTTACAAACAACATATTCATTAAACTTATTATCATTGCATAATAACATTCCTGTTTTATTAGATTTAAAAACAATTATTAAACATTATGTTGATTTCCAAATTAATGTAATTATTAAACGTTCAATCTTTGAGAAAGATAAAATTGAAAAACGTTACCACATCTTAGAAGCATTGGATACAGCTTTAGACAATATTGACGCAATTGTTAATATTTTAAGAAGTTCTCCTGAGTCAAACGAAGCTAAATTAAAATTAACTGAAAAATTTGGTTTTGATGAAGAACAAAATAAGGCAATCTTAGATATGAGATTACAACGTTTAGTTGGATTAGAGCGTGGAAAAATTCAACAAGAAATGGCTCAAATAAAAGAAAGAATTGATTACTTAACATTATTAATTTCTGATGAAACTGAACAAAACAATGTTTTAAAAAACCAATTAGCTGAAATTGCAGATAAATTCGGAGACAACAGAAGAACAGAAACAATTGATGAAGGATTGATGGATATTGAAGATGAAGAATTAATCCCAGATGTCAAAACAATGATTCTTTTAAGTGAAGAAGGATACATTCGTCGTGTTGATCCTGAAGAATTTAGAGTACAAAAACGTGGTGGTAGAGGAGTTAGTGTAAACTCAGCAAATGATGACCCAATTATTATTTCAACAATGGGGAAAATGCGCGATTGAGTTTTATTCTTTACTAATTCTGGAAAAGTGTTTAGAACAAAAGCATATAACATTAGACAATACTCACGTACAGCTCGTGGATTACCAATTGTTAACTTCTTAAATGGTTTAACAGCTGATGATAAAATTACAGCTATTCTTCCATTAAGAAATGTAAAAGAAAAAATGAATTACTTAACTTTTATTACTGAAAAAGGAATGATTAAAAAAACTGATATTTCATTATTTGATAATATTAATAAAAATGGTAAGATTGCTATTAACTTAAAAGAAGATGATCAATTAGTTACAGTATTCCCAACAACAGGAGAAGATACAATCTTTGTTGCTAATAAATCAGGTAAAGTTATTAGAATTCAAGAAAATATCGTTCGACCACTATCTAGAACAGCATCAGGAGTTAAAGCTATTAAGCTTGATGAAAATGATGTTGTAGTTGGTGCAGTAAGTTCATTTGGAATTCAAAATATTACAACAATTTCTTCAAAAGGAAGTTTTAAGAAAACAAATATTGATGAATATAGAATTTCAGGGCGTAATGGTAAAGGAATTAAAGTTATGAATCTAAATGAAAAAACAGGTGACTTTAAATCAATTATTGCAGCTAGAGAAACTGACTTAGTATGTATTATTTCAACAGATGGAAACTTAATCAAAACTAAAGCATCAGACATTCCTGTTTTAGGAAGAGCAGCCGCGGGAGTTAGAGGAATTCGTCTAAGCGAGGGAAACAAAATTCAAGCAGTAATGTTAGAATATCGCAAACACGGAGAAGAAGAAATAGAATTTGAAGAAGATTAAGGATATTTAAAAGTGATTTTTTCACTTTTTTTATTTTGTATGCAAAATATATAATAACTTTCTATATAAGAAATAACTTTCTTTATTTTTTAAGCTTAAATAAAAGCAAATAATTAATTTAAATAAATTAGAATAATATAAAAAGAGAAATAGAGATATGAATTTATCCAGAACAGTCTCCATTTGAAAAAGATAAGGAATATTTAGATTTGGCAAAAATTTTGAGATATAAGGTTGTTTTTACTTCGTTATTATATTTTGTTAATCACTCTGACCAAGAATGTAAACAAAATAAAGTATTAAAGGCAATCAAATATGCTTATGATATAGGTTTTATACAATTTCAGAAGTTGAAGAAAAGTATTTAGAAAAGTTAAATAAATCAATTTTTTCTCACTTTTTTTGATATAGGAGTTTCTTGTATAAGAATGTATACTCCACTTAAAGCAATGGCGTTTGCATTTGCAATAGACAATCCAAAAGAATTTGATTTGCAAATAAGCATGTCAAATAATGATTCTTTAATTGACAATATTTCAATATAAACCCGTTGTAGAAAAGTCATCAGGTTGTCATATTTTTTTCCATTTAAACACACAGGATTACCCTTTGTTTTTTTTGAAGAAGCTAATAAAAAATTTTTAAAACATAATATTTATATAAGTGCTTTTGTTGATTCTTCTATAGGGAATATGACTCCAGCAATAAATCAAAAAGAGTTACCTACACTTGAAATTCAAAGAAAAATACCAATAGACGCACAAGCAAAATACTATTTTATTCAGATCAAATAAAGTGCGGTATTTTAGGTAATTCATATGCTTCAAAAGAAGAATTAAAAAAATTAGCATCTGTTTCAAGATACACAAAAGAAATTAATATTACTCTAGATGAAGGTCTGACAAAAGAAGAAATTGAAATAATTAATTCTAATATGCATTATAGAATAAATGATATAAATGAGTATTTTGTTAGAAGTTGCGCTCCAAGCATTTTTAACAAAAAATCAGTTTTAAATAAAAGAGCTGAATATAATTTTTTAAAAAAGGAGATGTAATAATAGTTAACAACATGGACGAAAGAAATAAAGCCAAGATACATATTGTTCTAAAAGATCAATTTGAAAATTATAATGGTAGATATAATAAAGTTGGATCAATTGATTTAAATGAAATAAAGTTGTTAGGTTTTTTAACCCAAAATACATATTTTAAATTAAAATTATAAAGATAGATAAACACCTAGTTGTTTACTAGCGGAGGAATTTTAATGAAAAGTGCCATTGAAAAATTGACTTCGGTTGCGAATGAATATAAAGATTCAACTTATAAGTTTATTGCCGAAATAATAATAAAAAAATTAATAAATAAAGAACTTAATATAACCCAAAAAGAATTATCTGAATTATGTTTTGTTAGTCAGTCTACAATAACAAAGTTTAGTAAGTTTCTTGGCTTTTCAGGTTTTAGAGAATTTTGATTTTTACTTAAAAAGGAGTTAGAAGATTATGACTCAGTAAATAAGGTAATATTTGAAACTGAAAGAACTTTTTTTAATCCAATTTTCCAATGGTTAGATGTAAATCAACCATTTTTAACCCTTTTAGTGAAGAATATTTTATCAAGTGAAGAATATTTAATATATTACTCTTACCAACTTCAATCATCCGCTGAATTTATGAGCAATTCTCTTAATTCAATAGGTATTAAAACAAGCCTAATAAATCATGCATATTTTAATGGTATTAATTTTATGGAAAATTCAAATAAGACAGTCTTGGCAATGATAAGTGGTCCTGATAACGAAAGTATAATAGCAGACTTGCATAATTTAAAAAATAACTTTAAAAAAGAAAACTTTTCAAACGTATTTATTCTTGTTAGCGAAAAACAACAAGAGAAAATCCCTGTTGAATTTCAAAATATTGCAAATATAGATATTATTAAAAACTGGCCTTCATTTGTTCAAAGAAATATAGCAGTGTCAATTTTCGTAGGGCAACTTTACTCTAATATTGTAAAAACTACTTTCAATAAAAGAAAGTAGTTTTTACAAAAAAAATTTAACCTTTTTTTCTAATAAAACGCAAAGTATTAATATACAAGTTATTTTGTAACAAAAGCAAGTTTTAAAATTGCATCTGATTCATTATAATACTTGAAAAAAGGCTGTATTATTAATAGCTTAAATGAGTTTTTTAAGTCTTATAGATTTTGCATTTCTTGGCCGAGAATTATAAAAAATAAAATTAAGCCAGTCGTTGCAATATTTCACTTTGACACTCCAGACTTTATTCAAGAGGTTAGAGTTGCATGGACAAATGAATTTACAAATTTATTTAAAATATATTCTAAAATTTTGTTTAAAAATTTTGGATCAAAAGTTAAGTATTGATTAACAATTAATAAATTAAATATGTTTGATTTGGCAGGCAAGTTATTGGAGTAGTTCAAGCAAATCAAAAAGTTAGTGCATGACAATTAATGCAATCGCCTAAATATTGAACAGGCAAAGGCGATAAAGTTATGGAAAAAAATGTACCCTGATTTAAAAATAGGTCATGCATCTAATATTTCCACAGTATATTTTAATACAGATAAGCGAGAAGAATATTAAGCATAGATATGCCTAAGAAATTGATCCATCTTGCTTTCATAAATACATTAAGGGAAGTTTACGACAGATATCAATTACCAATTATGTTTACGAAAATCGGATTGGTGCAAAAGATGTATTTGAAAATGATCAAAAAGTGCATACTCTTACAGAATTGAATATTATCAAAACATATTAAATAAATGCCCTTAGAAATTGAAGATGAAGTTAAAATAATTGGTTATATGGCACGAAGTTTGATTGACTTAGTTTCAACACATGAGGGTATAACAAAAAGATATGGATTTGTTTATGTAAATAGAAAATAATTTGAATTGAAAGATTGAAGAAGAATTAGAAAAGACGTTTTTTCTGATATAAAGACTTAATAAAAACCAAAGGAGATAACATTTAATAAAAACAGTAAATGTAAAAAAGCACTTTCCAAAAAAGAAAATACTTTTTTTATTTTGATTTTTTCCTTTTTAACTAATGTTTATTGGAAAATATTTTTGAAAGGAAAAACCATATGAAAATAAAAATTTATGCACCCGTGGACTGTGAAGCACTTAATATTGAAAAGTGCTCAGACCCAACTTTTTCACAAAAAATGTTAGGTGAGGGTATATTACTTATACCAAAAAGTGATAAGTTTGTATTGCCTTTTGAAAGTGCAAAATCGGTTTTAGTTTTTGACACAAAACATGCTTATGGATTTGAAATCAATGGAATCAA
This window of the Mesoplasma chauliocola genome carries:
- a CDS encoding family 1 glycosylhydrolase — its product is MPLEIEDEVKIIGYMARSLIDLVSTHEGITKRYGFVYVNRK
- a CDS encoding MurR/RpiR family transcriptional regulator, with the protein product MKSAIEKLTSVANEYKDSTYKFIAEIIIKKLINKELNITQKELSELCFVSQSTITKFSKFLGFSGFREFWFLLKKELEDYDSVNKVIFETERTFFNPIFQWLDVNQPFLTLLVKNILSSEEYLIYYSYQLQSSAEFMSNSLNSIGIKTSLINHAYFNGINFMENSNKTVLAMISGPDNESIIADLHNLKNNFKKENFSNVFILVSEKQQEKIPVEFQNIANIDIIKNWPSFVQRNIAVSIFVGQLYSNIVKTTFNKRK
- a CDS encoding family 1 glycosylhydrolase: MKKGCIINSLNEFFKSYRFCISWPRIIKNKIKPVVAIFHFDTPDFIQEVRVAWTNEFTNLFKIYSKILFKNFGSKVKYWLTINKLNMFDLAGKLLE